A stretch of Henckelia pumila isolate YLH828 chromosome 4, ASM3356847v2, whole genome shotgun sequence DNA encodes these proteins:
- the LOC140859885 gene encoding nuclear ribonuclease Z translates to MESAERNASESADLQKPSDRKLELKRKKKEDEVLRIEGYTIDGLSIAGHETCVIFPSLSLAFDIGKCPQRAISQKFLFISHGHMDHIGGLPMYVATRGLYRMAPPTIFVPKVIKENVEKIFEAHRAMDQSELNHTLIGLDVGEEFYLRRDLKVKAFRTYHVIPSQGYIVYSVRQKLKLEFVGLPGEEIKKLKQSGVEITDTYTSPEIAFTGDTMSDFIIDPDNIDVLRAKILAVESTFVEDSTTVEGAREYGHTHLSEIIKYASQFQNKAILLIHFSARYQLNVIEEAISALPPPLAGRVFALTKGF, encoded by the exons ATGGAGTCTGCTGAAAGAAATGCTTCTGAATCGGCAGATTTGCAGAAGCCCAGTGATAGGAAGCTTGAACTGAAGCGGAAGAAAAAGGAAGATGAAGTGCTGCGAATAGAGGGATACACCATTGATGGATTATCGATTGCAGGGCACGAGACTTGCGTGATTTTCCCCAGTCTCAGCTTGGCATTTGATATTGGCAAGTGCCCGCAGCGCGCCATTTCCCAGAAGTTCCTGTTCATCTCCCACGGACACATGGATCACATC GGAGGACTGCCAATGTATGTTGCGACTCGTGGCTTATATCGAATGGCTCCCCCAACTATTTTTGTGCCAAAAGTTATCAAGGAGAATGTTGAAAAGATTTTTGAAGCTCACAGGGCTATGGACCAGTCCGAGCTTAATCATACTCTAATCGGTCTGGATGTGG GGGAAGAGTTTTATTTAAGACGAGACCTTAAAGTGAAAGCATTTAGAACTTATCACGTCATTCCAAGCCAG GGCTATATAGTTTATTCTGTGAGACAGAAACTTAAGTTGGAATTTGTTGGGCTTCCAGGAGAGGAGATAAAGAAACTGAAGCAATCAGGTGTGGAG ATTACAGACACATATACATCACCCGAGATCGCATTCACTGGAGACACTATGTCAGACTTCATTATTGATCCTGACAATATTGATGTCTTGCGGGCAAAGATTCTTGCTGTGGAG AGCACCTTTGTTGAGGATTCAACCACAGTGGAGGGTGCAAGAGAATATGGACACACTCATTTGTCTGAG ATAATCAAGTATGCGTCTCAGTTCCAGAACAAAGCAATTCTCTTAATCCACTTTTCAGCTCGCTATCAATTGAAC GTCATCGAAGAAGCTATCTCTGCATTGCCGCCGCCTTTGGCGGGACGAGTTTTCGCCTTAACAAAAGGCTTCTGA
- the LOC140859884 gene encoding putative late blight resistance protein homolog R1A-3 has product MAAYAALLSLGHILDQISQHPPRQMAVLDKVQIDSLLENITFLQDFLEEFSLTRVDEIQALGEKISRSAYAAEDIIECRVVDQILEDSEAETKPETESSSTLFCQDLQKVIEELGSTKKDVMKIKGNEGIKIVQQPKRDATAGSSIRGASISKNNMVGFDEDLIQIMERLTGDESNLQIHSVVGMGGIGKTTLVRHVFKSPLIVHHFDLHAWVTISQQYSVHEILSGLLKAIGVLAGGGEEITQKNDNELRLLLHRSLFNRRYLIVMDDIWSIEAWDGIKRFIPDNNNGSRVLVFGQESCPPELEEAGKKIVRNCWGLPLAIVAIGGLLSKSSRTVEYWEYVANDTRTAVNMEGDGDCFGILSLSYKHLPVHLKPCFLYMAIFPEDCVISISRLVKLWVAEGILKPISSRSLEEIAEDNVKDLVHRNLVRVHTYGTSNKIKTCTIHDLLRDLCLREAQKEKFIFVAMRQGVDDSPTSINDERRLIINRSLKEEKYEQVFGAMNSTSCTRSLICCSLRNATFMKLPISPRLLRLLNMDDFYSYEEVLCLVNLRYIAFKAPISLDQLNPLKSLSSLWNLQTIHIAGMGSERPMNLPAEIWEMPQLRHLKRNDGDFYLPDPPSTKSKNGSRDFSVLKNLQTLYNVRNFRCTDKVIGRIPNIKNLGITYRNFAPGHGLDHHEVNKLVHLCNLESLLLNCDKDVLQNLRFPHSLKELTLSSCRLSWEDLTLVGSLPHLEVLKLKRYGVQGPEWNPVEGEFLKLKSLQIKGTNLEEWIADSSHFPRLENLVLQYARDLKEIPCGIGEIQTLKSILLEGCSDSANSSAKEIQEEQRNLGNDDLQVHVRLFGNWKQFLPAFNRKRLFSTLEYPVDS; this is encoded by the exons ATGGCGGCTTATGCAGCTCTGCTCTCTCTCGGACATATCCTTGACCAGATATCGCAACACCCACCGCGCCAAATGGCTGTTCTTGACAAAGTCCAGATCGATTCTCTGCTTGAAAATATCACTTTCTTGCAAGATTTTCTTGAAGAATTTTCGCTAACAAGGGTGGACGAGATTCAGGCATTGGGGGAAAAAATTTCAAGATCAGCTTATGCAGCAGAAGATATCATTGAATGTCGTGTGGTGGATCAAATTCTTGAAGATTCTGAAGCTGAAACAAAGCCTGAGACTGAAAGTAGCTCTACTCTGTTCTGTCAAGATCTGCAGAAAGTAATAGAAGAACTTGGTTCTACGAAGAAAGATGTGATGAAGATTAAGGGAAATGAAGGGATTAAAATCGTGCAGCAGCCAAAAAGAGATGCTACTGCTGGTTCTTCCATACGAGGTGCATCCATTAGCAAGAATAATATGGTGGGATTTGATGAAGATTTGATTCAAATAATGGAGAGACTCACTGGAGACGAATCAAATCTCCAGATTCACTCTGTTGTTGGGATGGGTGGCATCGGCAAGACTACCCTCGTGAGGCACGTTTTCAAGAGTCCTTTGATTGTGCACCACTTTGATCTTCATGCTTGGGTTACAATATCTCAACAATACAGCGTGCACGAAATCCTTTCAGGCCTATTAAAAGCTATCGGGGTTCTTGCAGGGGGAGGTGAAGAAATTACTCAAAAGAATGATAACGAATTAAGATTACTTCTACATAGAAGTTTGTTTAATAGAAGATATCTCATTGTAATGGATGACATATGGAGTATCGAGGCTTGGGATGGCATAAAGAGGTTCATTCCGGATAACAACAATGGTAGTCGAGTCCTG GTGTTTGGACAAGAAAGTTGCCCTCCTGAATTGGAGGAAGCAGGAAAGAAGATTGTTAGAAATTGTTGGGGACTTCCTCTAGCCATTGTTGCTATTGGTGGGCTTCTTTCAAAGTCTAGTCGAACAGTTGAATATTGGGAGTATGTTGCTAACGATACTCGCACAGCAGTAAATATGGAAGGCGATGGCGATTGTTTCGGGATATTATCTTTAAGCTACAAGCACTTACCTGTTCATCTAAAACCATGTTTCCTTTATATGGCTATATTTCCAGAAGACTGTGTGATTAGCATTTCAAGACTCGTTAAACTATGGGTTGCGGAGGGGATTCTTAAACCGATAAGTTCTAGAAGTTTGGAGGAAATCGCAGAGGATAACGTAAAAGATCTAGTTCATAGAAATCTCGTCCGGGTACATACTTATGGGACTAGCAACAAAATCAAAACTTGTACTATTCATGATCTCCTAAGAGACCTATGCCTTAGGGAAGCTCAAAAggagaaatttatttttgttgctATGAGACAGGGCGTCGATGATAGTCCTACAAGCATCAACGATGAGCGTCGTCTTATTATTAATCGAAGCTTAAAGGAAGAGAAATATGAACAGGTCTTTGGTGCCATGAATTCAACGTCATGCACCCGATCGTTGATATGTTGTAGTTTGCGAAATGCCACATTTATGAAGCTGCCTATCAGTCCTAGATTGCTAAGATTGCTCAACATGGATGATTTCTACTCCTACGAAGAAGTTTTGTGTCTGGTTAACTTGAGATACATTGCTTTCAAGGCTCCAATCTCTCTAGATCAGTTGAATCCATTAAAATCTTTATCCTCACTTTGGAATCTGCAGACCATTCATATTGCTGGTATGGGGAGTGAGAGGCCAATGAATCTACCAGCTGAAATATGGGAAATGCCACAACTCCGGCATCTAAAACGTAATGACGGAGACTTTTATTTGCCTGATCCTCCAAGCACCAAGAGCAAAAATGGCAGCCGCGATTTTTCTGTTTTAAAAAATCTACAGACTCTCTATAACGTAAGAAACTTCAGGTGTACCGATAAGGTTATCGGTAGAATCCCAAACATAAAAAATTTGGGAATTACTTACAGGAATTTTGCCCCAGGCCATGGGTTGGATCACCATGAAGTTAACAAACTTGTCCATTTATGTAATCTTGAATCACTTCTCTTAAATTGTGACAAGGATGTGCTACAAAATCTCCGCTTTCCTCATTCGctcaaggagttgactttgagcTCTTGCAGATTATCTTGGGAAGATTTGACGTTGGTTGGTTCATTGCCTCATCTCGAAGTTCTCAAATTGAAGAGATATGGCGTCCAAGGGCCTGAATGGAATCCAGTGGAAGGAGAATTCCTTAAATTGAAGTCACTGCAAATCAAAGGCACCAATCTTGAAGAGTGGATAGCAGACAGTTCTCACTTCCCACGCCTAGAGAACCTTGTGCTTCAATATGCGAGAGACTTGAAGGAAATTCCATGTGGTATTGGAGAGATACAAACACTTAAATCAATTTTATTAGAAGGATGTAGTGATTCAGCTAATTCTTCTGCAAAGGAGATACAAGAGGAACAACGGAACCTCGGAAATGATGACCTTCAGGTTCATGTTCGCCTTTTTGGCAACTGGAAGCAATTCTTACCAGCCTTCAACCGGAAGAGGTTGTTTTCAACTTTGGAGTATCCTGTTGATTCTTAA